Proteins encoded together in one Mus caroli chromosome 4, CAROLI_EIJ_v1.1, whole genome shotgun sequence window:
- the LOC110293251 gene encoding olfactory receptor 2D2-like, with amino-acid sequence MGSLTASTMWMIPGQNQSWVSEFILLGFSSVPSTNSILFIVFLLIYLSSVLGNGLIIMLVCLDTQLHTPMYFFLSTLSLLDMSFVTTTVPQMLVHLLAHSQTISFAGCWLQMFVFGALGMTECTFFVVMAYDRYVAICYPLRYTVILNWGLCIRLAGGTWISGFFSSLLHTFFTMSLPYCGPNRVNHYFCEGPSVRSLACMDTHTIEMVDSVLIVILVIVPISLIVASYIRIVMAILKIKSTQGRCKAFSTCASHLTVVTLFYVPASYIYLRPNSSYSPERDKQVSLFYNVFTALLNPVVYSLRNKDIKRAFLKVMGHSRVDS; translated from the coding sequence ATGGGTTCTCTTACAGCCTCCACCATGTGGATGATTCCAGGGCAGAACCAAAGTTGGGTTTCTGAGTTCATCCTGCTTGGCTTCTCCAGTGTCCCCTCGACCAACAGCATCCTCTTCAttgtcttccttctcatctacctGAGCTCAGTCCTGGGCAACGGGCTCATCATCATGCTGGTCTGCCTGGACACACAGCTGcacactcccatgtacttcttcctctctaCCCTCTCCCTGTTGGATATGAGCTTTGTCACTACCACTGTGCCCCAGATGTTGGTTCATCTTCTTGCTCACTCTCAGACCATCTCctttgctggctgctggctgcagaTGTTTGTGTTCGGTGCCCTGGGTATGACTGAATGCACCTTCTTTGTTGTCATGGCTTATGACCGGTATGTGGCCATTTGCTATCCACTGCGCTATACTGTCATCCTCAACTGGGGCCTGTGTATACGATTGGCAGGAGGGACTTGGatctctggtttcttttcctctttattgcATACTTTCTTTACCATGAGTTTGCCATATTGTGGGCCCAACAGGGTCAACCACTACTTCTGTGAAGGTCCTTCAGTGCGTAGCCTGGCTTGCATGGATACCCACACCATTGAGATGGTGGACTCTGTCTTGATTGTCATTTTGGTTATTGTTCCAATTTCCCTCATTGTGGCCTCCTACATTCGTATTGTCATGGCAATTCTCAAGATCAAGTCCACCCAGGGGCGTTGCAAGGCTTTCTCTACCTGTGCCTCCCACCTGACTGTGGTTACACTCTTCTACGTCCCAGCCAGCTACATCTACCTTAGGCCCAACTCCAGCTACTCCCCTGAGCGAGACAAGCAGGTCTCACTCTTTTACAATGTCTTCACAGCCTTGCTCAACCCTGTGGTCTACAGTCTGAGGAACAAGGACATCAAGAGGGCATTTCTCAAGGTGATGGGACATAGTAGGGTAGACTCATGA
- the LOC110293397 gene encoding olfactory receptor 2G3-like, whose amino-acid sequence MRTSKLQEVIQRLKALVALEEDLGSVPSLQMLGKNQLALGITECTFFVVMAYDRYVAICYPLRYTVILNWGLCIQLTAGSWVCGLFSSLLHTFFTMSLPYCGPNRVNHYFCEGPSVRSLACMDTHVIEMVDFVLSVFVIVIPISLIVASYIGIAKAILKIKSTEGRFKAFSTCASHLTVVTFFYAPATYIYMRPNSSYSPERDKQISLFYNAFTALLNPVVYSLRNKDIKRAFFKVMGHGRMDY is encoded by the exons GTTATTCAGAGGTTGAAagcccttgttgctcttgaagaggacctaggttcagttcctagccttCAGATGTTGGGTAAAAACCAACT TGCCCTGGGTATAACTGAGTGCACCTTCTTTGTTGTCATGGCTTATGACCGGTATGTGGCCATTTGCTATCCACTGCGCTATACTGTCATCCTCAACTGGGGCCTCTGCATACAATTGACAGCAGGGTCTTGGGTCTGTGGTTTATTCTCTTCTTTGTTACATACTTTTTTCACCATGAGTTTGCCATATTGTGGGCCAAACAGGGTCAACCACTACTTCTGTGAAGGTCCTTCAGTGCGTAGCCTGGCTTGCATGGATACTCATGTCATTGAGATGGTGGATTTTGTATTGAGTGTTTTTGTGATTGTGATTCCAATTTCCCTCATTGTGGCCTCCTACATTGGTATTGCCAAGGCAATTCTCAAGATCAAGTCCACAGAGGGGCGCTTCAAGGCTTTCTCTACCTGTGCCTCTCACCTGACTGTGGTTACATTCTTCTATGCTCCAGCCACTTACATCTACATGAGGCCCAACTCCAGCTACTCTCCTGAGCGAGACAAGCAGATCTCACTCTTTTATAATGCCTTCACAGCCTTACTCAACCCTGTGGTTTATAGTCTGAGGAACAAAGATATCAAGAGGGCATTTTTCAAGGTGATGGGACATGGTAGGATGGACTACTGA